ACTCGCCGACATCGACGTGCTCGACACCCGGCAGTACCGCGACTTCTACCCGGCGGGCGCCGTCATCGACGACTCCCCGGAACGGCTCGACCCGAAGCGGACCATCCTCGGCGGACGCCAGGAGAGGTGGCTGTACGACGGGCTGCGCCGTTCCCAGGCCACCTGGAACGTCCTCGCCCAGCAGGTCGTCATGGCCGGGATCGACCGCGACACCGGGCCCGGCGAGCTGTACAGCAACGACCAGTGGGACGGCTTCCCCGCCAACCGCGACCGGCTGTACGCGGCCATGCGCCGGTACGACATCGCCAACCCGGTGGTGCTCACCGGCGACGTGCACCATCACATCGCCATCGAGCACAAGGCCGACTGGAAGGACCCGGACTCGGCCACCATCGCCACCGAACTGGTGGGCACCTCCATCGGCTCCGACGGGGACGGCGCCGAGAACGACGCGTACGGCCCGCTGTGGCTGGCGAACAGGCACGTCAAGCTGTACAACGCCCGCCGCGGCTACCTGAGCTGCACGATGACACCCGAGCGGCTCACCTCGGAGTTCAAGACCGTGCCGTACGTCACCCGTCCCGGCGCCCCGGTCAACGTCCTGGCCCGTTTCGTGACCGAGGCCGGTCGCCCCGGCCTGAACCGCGAGGTGTGAGCATGAACGATCACGGCACCCCCGCCCTCGGCCGCCGCGCCGCCCTCGGCCTCGGCCTCGCCGCGCCCGTCGTCGGCGCGACCGCCCCGCCCGCCCACGCCGCCTCCGGTCCACGCCCGGTGCGGGGGCTCAAGGCGGTGGGCGAGATCGGGCGCGTCGAGCTGAGCTGGGACGGACGGCCGTACGAGCCGCTCGTGGACCATTACGCGATCTACGCCTCGCGCACGGCCGGGTTCGAGATCGGCCCGGAGACCCTGCTGGGCAAGACCGTCTACACCACGTTCAAGCACGACCGGCTCGGCGGCGCGGCCCGGGAGTGGCACTACCGCGTGGTGGTCGTGGACGCCGCCGGGGAGCGGAGCCGGCCGTCGGCGCGGGTCACCGGGCGCAGCGAGGAGTCCGTGGCGGTGTCCGGGCGTCCGATCGCGACCATCGGGGCCTTCGACCACAAGAGCCTGGAGCTGGCGCTGGCCCCGGCGGGCTACGCGCAGGTGCCCAAGCGCTTCGCGAACGGGGCCGACTACACGCACGGCATCCATCAGCCCGCCGTGGACTGGCCGTACATCCACCCGGGGCCGGCGGACGGTTGGGGCGGCCGCAAGCCGTACCGCTACACGTTCCGCTTCGACGTGGAGCAGGTGCCCGCGGGGGAGCCGTGGCTGTCGATCTGGCTGGTGGACACCCACGCCTCCCTCGCGGGGGAGATCGTGCTCGCGCTCAACGACACCGCCCTCGGCACGGTGAAGCTCGAGAACGGCGGCACCCGGGGA
The DNA window shown above is from Thermomonospora umbrina and carries:
- a CDS encoding polysaccharide lyase family protein, with the translated sequence MNDHGTPALGRRAALGLGLAAPVVGATAPPAHAASGPRPVRGLKAVGEIGRVELSWDGRPYEPLVDHYAIYASRTAGFEIGPETLLGKTVYTTFKHDRLGGAAREWHYRVVVVDAAGERSRPSARVTGRSEESVAVSGRPIATIGAFDHKSLELALAPAGYAQVPKRFANGADYTHGIHQPAVDWPYIHPGPADGWGGRKPYRYTFRFDVEQVPAGEPWLSIWLVDTHASLAGEIVLALNDTALGTVKLENGGTRGSLEGDATVPGTALKPSYVELALPRAAVIAGRNVLTIDKNIGSWHVYDALGVFERR